One segment of Candidatus Latescibacterota bacterium DNA contains the following:
- a CDS encoding zinc ABC transporter substrate-binding protein, which yields MPRQLSNPRPRRLPGGGPRPPAHRALPRLPERAGVSARALALAALLALALPAPGGAAPLRVAVSVLPEQAFVSAVAGSLATVDVLVGPGRSPATYEPTPRQMASLADAALFLPMGVPFEQAWLPRLTAAAPGLRVVDLVAAAGIERLTLHGHSHGDAPASPAGAELDPHLWTDPRLVARLLPPLADALCAADPAHCDAFRAGAAAYADTLAALDAELRAILAPVRGRRFLVFHPSWGYFAAAYGLEQVAIEHEGKEPGARALANVIDAARASGLRTIFVQRQFASGAARAVADAIGGDVIAVDPLAADYCANLRRTARIMAAALAAEDSP from the coding sequence ATGCCCCGGCAACTTTCGAACCCTCGCCCCCGCCGGCTTCCTGGTGGAGGACCACGACCTCCTGCTCACCGGGCTCTGCCCCGGCTGCCGGAGCGTGCAGGCGTGAGCGCGCGCGCCCTGGCGCTTGCCGCCTTGCTGGCGCTCGCGCTGCCCGCCCCCGGGGGCGCGGCGCCTCTGCGCGTGGCCGTGAGCGTCCTGCCCGAGCAGGCTTTCGTCAGCGCCGTGGCGGGTTCACTGGCCACGGTGGACGTCCTCGTGGGGCCCGGTCGCAGCCCCGCCACCTACGAGCCGACGCCGCGCCAGATGGCCTCGCTCGCGGACGCCGCGCTCTTCCTGCCCATGGGCGTGCCCTTCGAACAGGCCTGGCTGCCCCGTCTGACGGCCGCGGCGCCGGGACTGCGGGTGGTCGATCTCGTCGCGGCGGCCGGCATCGAGCGTCTGACGCTGCACGGACACTCCCACGGCGACGCCCCCGCCTCCCCGGCGGGCGCCGAACTCGACCCCCACCTCTGGACCGACCCCCGTCTGGTGGCGCGCCTGCTGCCGCCCCTGGCGGACGCCCTCTGCGCCGCCGATCCCGCGCACTGCGATGCCTTTCGCGCCGGCGCCGCCGCCTACGCCGACACGCTCGCCGCCCTCGACGCCGAGCTGCGCGCCATCCTCGCGCCGGTGCGCGGGCGACGCTTTCTCGTCTTCCACCCCTCCTGGGGCTACTTCGCCGCGGCCTACGGGCTCGAGCAGGTGGCCATCGAGCACGAGGGCAAGGAACCGGGGGCGCGCGCGCTCGCGAACGTGATCGACGCGGCCCGCGCCTCGGGACTGCGGACGATCTTCGTGCAGCGGCAGTTCGCGTCGGGCGCCGCACGCGCCGTGGCCGACGCCATCGGCGGCGACGTGATCGCGGTCGACCCGCTGGCCGCCGACTACTGCGCCAACCTGCGCCGCACGGCCCGCATCATGGCCGCCGCCCTGGCCGCGGAGGACTCGCCGTGA